One window from the genome of Lentibacillus daqui encodes:
- the pnp gene encoding polyribonucleotide nucleotidyltransferase, with product MAEEKQVFSTEIAGKPFIVEVGELAKQANGACMIRYGDTSVLSVATASQEPKDLPFFPLTVNYEERLYAVGKIPGGFIKREGRPSEKAILASRLIDRPIRPLFPDGFRNEVQVISTVMSVDQDCSTEIAAMIGSSIALSVSDIPFEEPIAGVHVGRVDGEFVINPSVEQEEKSDIDLTVAGTKDAINMVEAGANEVPEEVMLEAIMFGHEEIKRLVQFQEEIVKAAGMEKKEVALFQIDESLAEQVTNQAKDKLIAAIQVKEKLAREQAIDQVKEEITALYEEEDEEVVKQVKSMLDKMVKEEVRRLITKEKVRPDGRKIDEIRPLSSRIGVLPRTHGSGLFTRGQTQALSICTLGALGDVQILDGLDLEESKRFMHHYNFPQYSVGATGPIRGPGRREIGHGALGERALEKVVPSEKVFPYTIRLVSEVLESNGSTSQASICASTMAMMDAGVPIKAPVAGIAMGLVKSGDDYTILTDIQGMEDALGDMDFKVAGTEQGVTALQMDIKIDGLSREILSEALTQAKKGRMQILDHMLATIKEPKQELSEYAPKIVTMKINPDKIRDVIGPSGKQINQIIDETGVKIDIEQDGSVFISSTDMKMNERAKQIIEDLVREVEVGQIYLGTVKRIEKFGAFVELFKGKDGLVHISELAEERTNKVEDVVSIGDQIMVKVKEIDNHGRINLSRKAVLKEEREKAKSK from the coding sequence ATGGCAGAAGAAAAACAAGTTTTCTCCACGGAAATAGCCGGTAAACCATTTATCGTAGAAGTTGGAGAATTAGCGAAACAGGCCAATGGTGCATGTATGATTCGCTACGGGGATACCTCGGTATTGTCTGTAGCAACTGCATCACAAGAGCCAAAAGATTTACCGTTCTTTCCGTTGACTGTTAATTATGAAGAACGGTTGTACGCAGTCGGGAAAATTCCCGGAGGCTTTATCAAACGTGAAGGCCGGCCAAGTGAAAAGGCAATCCTTGCTTCCCGGTTAATTGACCGGCCTATCCGGCCACTGTTTCCGGATGGCTTCCGTAATGAAGTACAGGTAATCAGCACTGTTATGAGTGTTGATCAGGATTGTTCCACAGAAATTGCTGCCATGATTGGTTCATCCATCGCCTTGAGCGTATCTGATATTCCCTTTGAAGAACCAATAGCCGGTGTTCACGTTGGCCGGGTCGATGGTGAATTTGTTATTAATCCATCTGTTGAACAGGAAGAAAAAAGTGATATTGATCTGACAGTTGCGGGTACGAAGGATGCCATCAATATGGTAGAGGCAGGTGCCAATGAAGTACCGGAAGAAGTAATGCTTGAAGCAATTATGTTCGGTCATGAAGAAATTAAACGGCTGGTACAATTTCAAGAGGAAATTGTAAAAGCTGCCGGCATGGAAAAGAAAGAAGTTGCATTATTTCAGATTGATGAGTCACTGGCAGAACAAGTTACTAACCAGGCGAAAGATAAATTAATTGCCGCCATTCAGGTTAAAGAAAAACTTGCCCGTGAACAAGCCATTGATCAGGTGAAAGAAGAAATTACCGCTTTGTATGAGGAAGAAGACGAAGAAGTTGTAAAACAAGTGAAGTCTATGCTTGACAAAATGGTTAAAGAGGAAGTACGCCGTTTAATCACTAAAGAAAAAGTGCGTCCGGATGGTCGTAAAATTGATGAAATCAGGCCACTGTCATCTCGCATTGGTGTACTGCCAAGAACACATGGATCCGGATTGTTCACCCGTGGACAAACACAGGCTCTAAGCATTTGTACCCTTGGCGCATTAGGAGATGTACAAATTTTGGATGGACTTGATTTGGAAGAGTCGAAACGATTCATGCATCACTACAACTTTCCACAATACAGTGTCGGTGCAACAGGACCGATTCGTGGACCTGGACGCCGGGAAATTGGTCACGGAGCATTGGGTGAACGGGCATTGGAAAAAGTGGTTCCATCAGAAAAAGTATTCCCATACACCATTCGCCTTGTCTCCGAGGTATTGGAGTCAAATGGCTCAACATCACAGGCAAGTATTTGTGCAAGTACAATGGCCATGATGGATGCTGGAGTACCAATTAAAGCACCAGTTGCCGGAATTGCCATGGGACTTGTGAAATCTGGTGATGACTATACGATCTTAACGGATATTCAAGGAATGGAAGATGCCTTGGGCGACATGGACTTTAAAGTTGCTGGTACAGAACAAGGGGTTACTGCCCTGCAAATGGATATCAAAATTGATGGATTATCACGGGAAATTCTTTCAGAAGCATTAACACAGGCGAAAAAAGGGCGCATGCAAATATTGGATCACATGCTCGCGACAATCAAAGAACCAAAACAGGAGCTATCCGAATACGCACCGAAAATTGTAACCATGAAAATTAACCCGGATAAAATTCGTGATGTGATTGGTCCAAGTGGTAAACAAATCAATCAAATTATTGATGAAACAGGTGTTAAAATCGATATCGAACAAGATGGCAGTGTATTTATTTCATCGACTGATATGAAGATGAATGAGCGTGCTAAACAAATTATAGAAGATCTTGTTCGGGAAGTCGAAGTAGGACAAATTTATTTGGGGACTGTAAAACGGATTGAGAAATTTGGCGCGTTTGTGGAATTATTTAAAGGAAAAGACGGGCTTGTGCATATTTCCGAATTGGCGGAAGAACGGACCAATAAAGTGGAAGATGTGGTATCAATCGGTGATCAAATCATGGTGAAGGTAAAAGAAATTGATAATCATGGCCGCATTAACCTTTCTCGAAAAGCGGTGTTAAAAGAAGAACGGGAAAAAGCAAAATCCAAATAA
- the rimP gene encoding ribosome maturation factor RimP — MSSQVVKTTEELIQPILQENNLELVDIEYVKEGKDWFLRVYIDKDGGVDIDECGKVSEQLSGKLDKLDPIKEAYFLEVSSPGVERPLKTIEDFTKHINHNVYVKLYEPIDGEKEYEGILTAFQDDTATIEYKVKTRKKQVEIPYKKIAKARLAVTL, encoded by the coding sequence TTGAGTTCACAGGTAGTAAAAACAACTGAAGAATTGATTCAGCCAATCTTGCAAGAAAATAATCTTGAACTGGTCGATATTGAATATGTAAAAGAAGGAAAAGACTGGTTTTTGCGTGTGTATATTGATAAGGATGGCGGTGTAGATATTGATGAGTGTGGAAAAGTGTCGGAACAGTTAAGTGGGAAATTGGATAAACTGGATCCGATCAAAGAGGCTTATTTTCTTGAGGTATCATCGCCTGGTGTGGAGCGTCCGTTAAAAACAATTGAAGATTTTACGAAGCATATTAATCATAATGTTTATGTGAAACTCTATGAACCGATTGACGGGGAAAAAGAGTACGAAGGTATTTTAACAGCATTTCAGGACGATACTGCAACGATCGAGTACAAGGTTAAAACACGAAAAAAACAGGTGGAAATTCCATACAAAAAAATAGCGAAGGCAAGGCTCGCTGTAACACTATAA
- the infB gene encoding translation initiation factor IF-2 has translation MTKMRIYEYAKKNNTTSKDVIGHLKKLNIEVSNHMSTISDDVIAKLDSRFSAKPATGKKKMNKPNQKSNQNPNQNQKQNETANKQTSTTNNKKDANRKPNRNQGHNNGNRSHASQTKPNKKNTQMRQQKNKKGRPNQKPAHVQPTQKQPVKETPKEIKYSGTLTVSDLAEKLHKESSEVIKKLMFLGVMATKNQDLDDEAVELICDEYNVAVEKEVILEDTDFDKYRKEDSEKDLIERPAVVTIMGHVDHGKTTLLDSIRHTKVQAGEAGGITQHIGAYQVENNGKKITFLDTPGHAAFTSMRSRGAQVTDIAVLVVAADDGVMPQTVEAINHAKAAEVPIIVAVNKIDKEGANPDRVMQELTEYELIPEDWGGDTIFVHLSAFKNEGIDDLLEMILLVSEVEELKANPDTDAFGTVIDAQLDKGKGPVATLLVQNGTLHVSDSVVVGNTFGRVRAMVNDIGKRVKQAGPSTPVEITGLHDVPQAGDQFLVFADEKKARQIGEARQQKHIQENRSEQTKVSLDDLFEKIKQGEMKEINIIIKADVQGSAEALASSLRKIEVEGVKIKIIHTGVGAITESDIILASASNAIVIGFNVRPDANAKKAAESEKVDVRLHRVIYKVIEEIEAAMKGMLDPEYEEKIIGQAEVRETFKVSRIGTIAGSYVTDGKITRNAGVRLIREGIVQFEGEIDTLKRYKDDVKEVSQGYECGITIVNFNDIKEGDTIEAFVMEEIERK, from the coding sequence ATGACGAAAATGCGTATATATGAATATGCCAAAAAAAATAATACAACTAGCAAAGATGTGATCGGACACTTGAAAAAACTGAATATAGAAGTTTCGAATCATATGTCAACAATATCTGATGATGTAATTGCCAAACTGGATTCACGATTTTCTGCAAAGCCGGCAACAGGTAAGAAAAAGATGAATAAACCTAATCAAAAATCAAATCAAAACCCAAATCAAAATCAAAAACAAAATGAAACTGCAAATAAACAAACAAGCACTACGAACAATAAGAAGGATGCAAATAGGAAACCCAACAGAAACCAGGGGCATAACAATGGGAATCGATCACATGCTTCACAGACAAAACCAAATAAGAAAAACACGCAAATGAGACAACAAAAAAATAAAAAAGGAAGACCTAATCAGAAACCTGCGCATGTGCAACCAACCCAAAAACAGCCGGTAAAGGAAACGCCAAAAGAAATTAAATATAGTGGAACATTGACGGTGAGTGACCTTGCCGAAAAATTGCATAAAGAGTCATCCGAAGTCATTAAAAAGCTGATGTTTCTCGGGGTTATGGCGACGAAAAACCAGGATCTTGACGACGAGGCTGTGGAATTGATTTGCGATGAATATAATGTGGCAGTTGAAAAAGAGGTTATTTTAGAAGATACGGATTTTGATAAATACCGGAAAGAAGACAGTGAGAAGGATCTGATCGAACGTCCCGCTGTGGTAACGATTATGGGACATGTTGATCACGGAAAAACAACATTGCTTGATTCGATTCGTCATACCAAGGTACAGGCTGGAGAAGCCGGTGGTATTACCCAGCATATCGGTGCCTATCAAGTAGAGAATAATGGTAAGAAAATCACTTTCCTTGATACACCTGGTCATGCTGCATTTACAAGCATGCGCTCAAGAGGTGCTCAAGTTACTGATATCGCTGTTTTAGTTGTTGCTGCTGATGATGGTGTTATGCCACAAACAGTTGAGGCGATCAATCATGCGAAGGCTGCAGAAGTTCCAATCATCGTTGCCGTCAATAAAATTGATAAAGAAGGTGCCAACCCCGACCGGGTTATGCAGGAACTAACCGAATATGAGTTGATTCCTGAGGATTGGGGCGGCGATACAATTTTCGTGCACCTGTCTGCCTTTAAGAATGAGGGTATTGATGACCTGCTGGAAATGATTTTACTTGTTTCTGAAGTAGAAGAACTAAAAGCAAATCCAGATACAGATGCGTTTGGTACGGTAATTGATGCCCAGCTTGATAAAGGAAAAGGACCGGTTGCCACCTTACTTGTTCAAAATGGCACACTGCATGTCAGTGATTCAGTTGTTGTAGGTAATACATTTGGGCGTGTTCGGGCAATGGTAAACGATATCGGTAAACGTGTAAAACAAGCAGGACCTTCTACACCAGTGGAAATTACCGGTCTACACGATGTACCACAAGCAGGCGATCAGTTCTTGGTATTTGCCGATGAGAAAAAAGCACGGCAAATCGGGGAAGCACGCCAGCAAAAACACATTCAGGAGAATCGATCCGAACAAACAAAAGTAAGTCTTGATGACTTGTTTGAGAAAATTAAACAAGGGGAAATGAAAGAAATTAATATCATTATCAAGGCTGATGTGCAAGGATCCGCCGAGGCATTGGCATCCTCTTTACGTAAGATAGAAGTAGAAGGGGTAAAAATTAAAATCATTCATACGGGTGTTGGCGCTATTACGGAATCGGATATTATTTTAGCGTCCGCTTCAAACGCGATTGTCATTGGATTTAATGTCCGGCCTGATGCAAATGCCAAGAAAGCGGCTGAATCGGAAAAGGTGGATGTTCGTTTGCATCGAGTGATTTACAAGGTAATTGAGGAAATTGAAGCAGCAATGAAAGGTATGCTTGACCCGGAATATGAAGAAAAAATCATTGGTCAGGCCGAGGTACGTGAAACCTTCAAAGTATCACGAATTGGTACAATTGCCGGTTCGTATGTAACCGACGGGAAAATCACTCGTAATGCCGGTGTTCGGCTAATACGGGAAGGCATCGTCCAATTTGAAGGGGAAATTGATACCTTAAAACGCTATAAAGACGATGTGAAGGAAGTCTCCCAAGGTTATGAATGTGGGATAACAATTGTAAATTTCAATGATATTAAGGAAGGCGATACAATCGAAGCGTTTGTTATGGAGGAAATTGAGCGCAAATGA
- a CDS encoding polysaccharide deacetylase family protein has protein sequence MYRKQLIHVIVFVIIVAISFQNSYNPFETNDVTTFSNEVQQVSKKEDALYREIQTKSAQFAKDPQNAVIDRVWKKTPGRNGLKVNVDKSYEQMKKKGTFDKTLLVYDEIAPEVTLADLPPAPIYRGHPEKQMTALMINVSWGTEYIPTILNVLKENNVKATFFIEGKWAKENSDFVKMIAEQGHVIGNHAYNHPDMAHLSKTEMTEQIQKTNDIIKAITGKAPTLFAPPSGSFNDQVVDVADEMDMETILWTVDTIDWQNPTVSVMVNRVSSKIHPGAMVLMHPTSPTAQGLDSLITVIKDKGYKLGTVDTLLSEER, from the coding sequence ATGTATCGGAAGCAGCTTATCCATGTCATTGTATTTGTCATCATCGTGGCAATTTCCTTTCAAAATAGCTATAATCCATTTGAAACGAATGATGTTACGACTTTTTCTAATGAAGTTCAGCAAGTATCGAAAAAAGAAGACGCACTCTATAGGGAGATCCAAACAAAAAGCGCTCAATTTGCAAAGGATCCGCAGAATGCTGTGATTGACCGAGTTTGGAAGAAAACCCCCGGAAGAAATGGATTAAAAGTGAACGTGGACAAATCCTATGAGCAAATGAAGAAAAAAGGGACATTTGACAAAACATTACTTGTATATGATGAAATTGCCCCCGAGGTCACGTTAGCCGATTTGCCCCCAGCTCCAATATACCGTGGTCATCCGGAAAAACAAATGACTGCATTAATGATAAATGTTTCCTGGGGAACGGAATATATCCCCACTATTTTAAACGTATTGAAAGAAAATAATGTCAAAGCAACCTTTTTCATTGAAGGAAAGTGGGCAAAAGAAAATAGTGATTTCGTGAAAATGATTGCTGAACAAGGGCATGTTATTGGTAATCATGCATATAACCATCCAGACATGGCTCATCTCTCAAAAACAGAAATGACAGAACAAATTCAAAAGACCAATGATATTATTAAAGCCATTACAGGTAAAGCGCCAACACTTTTTGCACCACCCAGCGGAAGTTTTAATGATCAGGTGGTAGATGTTGCTGATGAAATGGACATGGAAACAATCCTATGGACAGTGGATACAATTGATTGGCAGAATCCGACTGTTTCTGTTATGGTGAATAGGGTGAGTAGCAAGATTCATCCTGGTGCAATGGTACTCATGCATCCAACCTCACCGACAGCCCAGGGACTCGACTCGTTGATAACTGTTATCAAAGATAAGGGATATAAACTTGGCACTGTTGATACATTATTAAGTGAGGAACGATAA
- a CDS encoding DUF503 domain-containing protein yields the protein MIVYAEVECMLYDGHSLKQKRSVLKRLIKRLQQDFNVAVTELDYHDLWQRTKLGIVTISRETAYAEQVIQAVLKVIDTFTELERTITNVDHR from the coding sequence ATGATTGTCTATGCAGAAGTTGAATGTATGCTGTATGATGGGCATTCACTGAAACAAAAGCGTTCGGTTCTAAAACGATTGATCAAGAGGCTCCAACAGGATTTTAATGTCGCTGTGACAGAATTAGACTACCATGATCTGTGGCAGCGGACAAAACTGGGAATTGTGACTATTTCCAGGGAAACGGCATATGCGGAACAAGTCATTCAAGCCGTATTAAAAGTAATCGATACATTTACGGAACTGGAGCGAACCATAACAAATGTTGACCATCGATAG
- the ribF gene encoding riboflavin biosynthesis protein RibF — translation MLRTIELTYPHSLTMDQLPETVAAIGFFDGIHLGHQKVINHAISEAKKRDMESAVITFHPHPSVVLKKDVQHVQYITPLKEKQEILEKLDVDRLYIITFNKELSSLSPQQFIDDFIIGLNIKHLVAGFDYSFGFKGKGNMKNIAEYTRDKFTFTTIDKVEMDNEKVSSTKIRGLLQVGNVEEVQRLLGRPLIVSGTVVEGDKRGKKLGYPTANLHIHPDALLPKPGIYAVKVKYKQEYLEGMASLGYNSTFTADRSDLSMEVNIFDYKNNLYGQQLQVEWWKYVREEIKFDHVEALIDQMADDEREIREFFSNTK, via the coding sequence ATGTTGCGAACAATTGAATTAACGTACCCCCATTCTTTAACAATGGATCAACTTCCTGAAACGGTAGCCGCAATTGGTTTTTTTGACGGTATCCATCTGGGACATCAAAAAGTGATTAACCATGCCATATCAGAGGCGAAAAAGCGAGATATGGAAAGTGCTGTTATTACGTTTCATCCGCATCCTTCTGTTGTGTTGAAAAAGGATGTACAACATGTGCAATATATCACACCATTAAAAGAAAAGCAGGAAATATTAGAAAAACTTGATGTTGATCGGCTATACATTATTACGTTTAACAAGGAGTTATCATCGCTGTCACCACAACAGTTTATCGATGATTTTATCATTGGACTGAATATCAAGCATTTGGTAGCAGGATTTGATTATTCGTTTGGTTTCAAAGGAAAAGGAAACATGAAAAATATAGCCGAATATACCAGGGACAAATTTACTTTTACGACGATTGACAAGGTAGAAATGGATAATGAAAAGGTTAGTTCAACTAAAATTAGAGGATTGCTTCAAGTCGGAAATGTCGAAGAAGTTCAAAGACTACTTGGAAGGCCTTTAATAGTAAGCGGCACGGTAGTAGAAGGAGACAAACGTGGCAAAAAACTTGGCTATCCGACTGCTAACTTACATATCCATCCGGATGCATTATTACCGAAACCGGGTATTTATGCGGTTAAGGTTAAGTATAAACAGGAATACCTGGAAGGGATGGCAAGTTTAGGCTATAATTCTACGTTTACAGCAGATCGATCTGATTTGTCGATGGAAGTAAACATTTTTGATTATAAAAATAATTTATATGGTCAACAATTACAAGTAGAATGGTGGAAATATGTGCGGGAAGAGATCAAATTTGACCATGTAGAGGCACTAATTGATCAAATGGCTGATGACGAACGTGAGATTCGCGAATTTTTCTCTAACACAAAATAG
- the nusA gene encoding transcription termination factor NusA, with protein sequence MSSQLFDAINYLEKEKGIDKDILLEALEAALISAYKKNFKSATNVRVDLDEDAGTMRVFARKTIVDDVEDSQQEIGLEEAKKIDPNYEVDDVIEVEVTPKNFGRIAAQAAKQVVTQRIREAERGVIFNEYVDREDDVMTGIIQRMDSRFIYVNVGKIEAKLSEQEQMAADDYHVHDRLKVYVTKVENTSKGPQVYVSRSHPGLLKRLFEMEVPEIYDGIVEIKSVSREAGDRSKISVHAEDPEIDPVGSCVGQKGQRVQAIVNELKGEKIDIVEWSEDPVIYVSNALSPSKVIDVLVDEEDKATTVIVPDYQLSLAIGKRGQNARLAAKLTGWKIDIKSESEARDEGLITDNFTLDDDEDNDTFETYSDNVDDLFE encoded by the coding sequence GTGAGCAGTCAGTTGTTTGACGCCATAAATTATTTGGAAAAAGAAAAAGGTATCGATAAGGACATATTGTTGGAGGCTTTGGAAGCAGCACTGATTTCTGCGTATAAGAAAAATTTCAAGTCAGCTACGAATGTCCGGGTTGATCTTGACGAAGATGCTGGTACAATGCGTGTCTTTGCCAGAAAGACGATCGTTGATGATGTGGAAGATTCCCAACAGGAAATAGGGTTGGAAGAAGCCAAAAAAATTGATCCGAATTATGAAGTCGATGATGTTATTGAGGTTGAGGTTACACCGAAAAACTTTGGCCGGATTGCTGCACAGGCAGCCAAACAGGTAGTTACACAACGAATCCGTGAGGCAGAACGCGGTGTTATTTTTAACGAATATGTTGACAGGGAAGACGATGTCATGACCGGGATTATTCAGCGTATGGATTCCCGCTTCATCTATGTTAATGTTGGCAAGATTGAAGCAAAATTATCAGAACAGGAACAAATGGCTGCAGATGATTACCATGTTCACGATCGTTTGAAGGTATACGTTACAAAGGTTGAAAATACAAGTAAAGGCCCACAGGTTTATGTATCACGATCCCATCCAGGCCTGTTGAAACGGTTGTTCGAAATGGAAGTTCCAGAAATTTATGATGGCATTGTAGAAATCAAATCCGTTTCTCGTGAAGCTGGTGACCGTTCGAAAATTTCAGTTCATGCAGAGGATCCGGAAATTGACCCTGTTGGCTCTTGTGTCGGTCAAAAAGGGCAACGGGTTCAGGCGATTGTCAATGAGCTAAAAGGCGAAAAAATTGATATCGTTGAATGGTCGGAGGATCCGGTTATCTACGTCTCCAATGCATTAAGTCCGTCAAAAGTAATTGATGTGCTTGTTGATGAAGAGGATAAAGCAACAACGGTAATTGTTCCGGATTATCAATTATCGCTGGCTATCGGAAAACGCGGGCAGAATGCAAGACTTGCTGCCAAACTTACCGGCTGGAAAATTGATATTAAGAGTGAATCCGAAGCAAGGGATGAAGGGTTGATTACTGATAATTTCACTCTGGATGATGATGAAGACAATGATACTTTTGAAACCTATTCCGACAATGTCGATGATTTGTTTGAATAA
- a CDS encoding YlxQ family RNA-binding protein, with protein sequence MKKSNYLNIIGLAYRARKCSLGEDTIVKDIQQKRAKLVLLANDTGPQTRKKIMNKCKTYDIPFRIVDDRQTLSHAIGKTQRVAIAILDAGFAAKIESLLG encoded by the coding sequence ATGAAAAAAAGTAATTATTTAAATATCATCGGTTTGGCTTACCGGGCGAGAAAATGCTCTCTAGGTGAAGACACAATTGTCAAGGATATTCAGCAAAAACGAGCGAAACTGGTTCTTTTGGCCAATGATACGGGTCCGCAAACAAGAAAAAAAATAATGAATAAATGTAAAACCTATGATATACCTTTTCGAATAGTTGACGACCGTCAAACATTGTCACATGCTATTGGAAAAACACAAAGAGTAGCAATTGCCATCTTAGATGCAGGATTTGCCGCTAAGATTGAATCGTTACTCGGGTAA
- the rnpM gene encoding RNase P modulator RnpM, whose amino-acid sequence MAQKRKIPQRKCIVTNEMRPKKELIRIVRTKDGDVFVDETGKKNGRGAYLSRDKSVIDKAEKTNALSRQFNGEVGPEIYDQLRQIVDGKQHEKK is encoded by the coding sequence ATGGCACAAAAAAGGAAAATTCCGCAACGAAAATGTATTGTAACAAATGAAATGCGACCTAAAAAAGAATTGATTCGGATTGTCCGCACCAAAGATGGTGATGTGTTTGTCGATGAAACCGGCAAGAAAAACGGGCGTGGTGCATATTTATCCAGGGACAAAAGCGTTATTGACAAAGCGGAGAAAACAAATGCACTAAGTCGTCAATTTAATGGTGAAGTAGGACCAGAAATCTATGATCAACTAAGACAAATCGTTGATGGTAAGCAACATGAAAAAAAGTAA
- the rpsO gene encoding 30S ribosomal protein S15: MAITKERKNEIISEFKVHDTDTGSPEVQIAVLTEEITKLNEHLRVHKKDHHSRRGLLKMVGKRRNLLNYLRNKDVTRYRDLIKKLGLRR, from the coding sequence ATGGCTATCACAAAAGAACGTAAAAATGAAATTATTTCCGAGTTCAAGGTTCATGATACAGATACCGGATCACCGGAAGTACAAATTGCTGTCCTTACAGAGGAAATCACGAAGTTAAATGAGCATTTACGCGTTCATAAAAAAGACCATCATTCTCGTCGTGGTCTATTAAAAATGGTTGGTAAACGCCGTAATTTGCTTAACTATTTACGTAACAAAGATGTTACACGCTATCGTGACTTGATTAAGAAACTCGGTTTACGCCGATAA
- the rbfA gene encoding 30S ribosome-binding factor RbfA: MSDLRANRVAEQMKKELGDILSRKIKDPRVGFVTVTDVEVTGDLQQAKIFISVLGGEQQKHDTLVGLAKAKGFIRTEIGHRIRLRKTPEIAFEFDKALEKGNRIETILRDLNNK; this comes from the coding sequence ATGAGTGATTTACGAGCAAATCGTGTTGCAGAACAAATGAAGAAGGAACTTGGCGATATTCTCAGTCGCAAGATAAAGGATCCGCGCGTTGGTTTTGTAACAGTTACAGATGTTGAGGTAACAGGGGATCTGCAACAGGCGAAAATATTTATATCCGTCCTTGGCGGTGAACAGCAAAAACATGATACACTTGTTGGTCTTGCCAAAGCAAAAGGATTTATCCGAACAGAAATTGGACACCGGATTCGTCTGCGCAAAACACCAGAAATAGCATTTGAGTTCGATAAAGCCTTAGAAAAAGGTAATCGGATCGAAACGATTTTGCGCGACTTAAATAACAAGTAA
- the truB gene encoding tRNA pseudouridine(55) synthase TruB produces the protein MDGIIPLWKPKGFTSHDCVIKIRKLLRTKKAGHTGTLDPEAEGVLPICLGKATKIVPFLTETTKTYVAEVSLGTATETEDATGHVVEQRPVNNRPSQQEVEAVLSSFTGDITQIPPMYSAVKVNGKKLYEYARANQPVERPERTITIIKLDFLGFTGESSFRIRVICSKGTYIRTLCVDIGKQLGYPAHMSDLTRTATGSIEKQDTVTFQDIANAAEKKEIEKILLPITRGLTHLDSIIVDGKMKERVLFGQKLAKPDNKPKTDPFVMMYQGQVLAIYQIHPENDKQIKPVRVFS, from the coding sequence ATGGACGGAATCATTCCATTATGGAAGCCAAAAGGGTTTACCTCACATGATTGTGTCATTAAAATAAGAAAGCTGCTACGCACAAAAAAAGCGGGTCATACTGGCACACTTGACCCGGAGGCGGAAGGGGTGTTGCCAATCTGTCTTGGAAAAGCGACAAAGATTGTTCCATTTTTAACAGAAACAACTAAAACATATGTCGCTGAAGTATCTTTGGGCACAGCAACGGAAACAGAGGATGCAACAGGTCATGTAGTGGAGCAGCGACCAGTTAACAACCGTCCGTCCCAACAGGAAGTTGAAGCTGTATTGTCTTCATTTACCGGTGACATTACGCAAATTCCGCCAATGTATTCGGCTGTGAAAGTTAACGGCAAGAAATTGTATGAATATGCACGGGCCAATCAACCGGTCGAACGCCCGGAGCGAACTATAACGATTATCAAATTGGACTTTTTGGGTTTTACCGGAGAGAGTTCATTCCGAATTCGGGTTATTTGTTCCAAGGGGACGTATATCCGGACTTTGTGTGTTGACATTGGAAAGCAATTGGGCTATCCGGCACATATGTCTGATTTAACCAGAACAGCAACAGGTTCGATTGAAAAACAGGACACGGTTACATTTCAGGACATTGCCAATGCAGCCGAAAAAAAAGAGATTGAAAAAATATTATTGCCTATTACTAGGGGATTGACCCATTTGGATAGTATAATAGTAGATGGCAAAATGAAAGAACGCGTGTTGTTTGGACAAAAGCTTGCAAAACCGGATAACAAACCTAAAACAGACCCGTTTGTGATGATGTACCAAGGGCAGGTTTTAGCCATTTATCAAATCCATCCGGAAAATGATAAACAAATCAAACCAGTTCGTGTTTTCTCGTAA